A region of Sulfurimonas sp. DNA encodes the following proteins:
- a CDS encoding thiosulfate oxidation carrier protein SoxY, with product MDRRKFLGVGIAAFAAVVMPGTDLKAMNFRDTKPKAWESEKTVDGIKALYGNAGLKKSNKLIFKAPKLAENGGSIPITIKSSLDLESVALFQDANPRCLTCVFSVPKGAIIEYDFRIKMRQTAVVTIVGKERGTGTLYTASKEIDVSIGGCGG from the coding sequence ATGGATAGAAGAAAATTTTTAGGTGTAGGTATCGCAGCTTTTGCTGCAGTCGTTATGCCAGGAACAGATTTAAAAGCAATGAACTTTAGAGATACTAAACCAAAGGCATGGGAATCAGAGAAAACAGTTGATGGAATTAAAGCACTTTACGGTAATGCTGGATTGAAGAAAAGCAATAAATTAATATTTAAAGCTCCAAAATTAGCTGAAAATGGTGGTTCAATCCCAATTACGATTAAATCATCTTTGGACCTAGAGTCGGTGGCACTTTTTCAAGATGCTAATCCTAGATGTTTAACTTGTGTGTTCTCAGTTCCAAAAGGTGCAATCATTGAGTATGATTTCAGAATTAAAATGAGACAAACAGCTGTTGTTACAATAGTAGGTAAAGAAAGAGGCACAGGTACTCTTTATACTGCATCAAAAGAGATAGATGTATCTATTGGTGGTTGTGGAGGTTGA